In Marinobacter salsuginis, one DNA window encodes the following:
- the ntrB gene encoding nitrate ABC transporter permease, protein MASLNVRAALLSVSFLILALGLWEMATQPPEAQTGMTEYEMLMGGADQESRVPPPSAVIKLAWAELSNPFYDAGANDKGIGIQLAYSVYRVLTGYLAAMAIALPIGFLIGMSPLMYKALNPYIQVLRPISPLAWMPLALFIIQDSDASAIFVIFICSIWPMLLNTAFGVANVRQDWVNVARTHELSPIKTALTVILPAAAPTILTGMRISIGIAWLVIVAAEMLVGGTGIGYYVWNEWNNLDLASVIFSILMIGVVGMLLDLALGKAQKLVEYKE, encoded by the coding sequence ATGGCTTCCCTGAACGTCCGGGCAGCACTGCTGTCGGTGTCGTTCCTGATTCTGGCCCTGGGGCTCTGGGAGATGGCAACCCAGCCCCCGGAGGCCCAGACCGGAATGACCGAATACGAAATGCTGATGGGTGGCGCGGATCAGGAATCCCGTGTGCCGCCACCCTCGGCGGTGATCAAGCTGGCCTGGGCAGAGCTGTCCAACCCGTTCTATGACGCCGGCGCCAACGACAAGGGTATCGGTATCCAGTTGGCCTACTCGGTATACCGGGTGCTGACCGGGTATCTGGCGGCCATGGCCATCGCACTGCCCATTGGCTTCCTGATCGGTATGTCGCCGCTGATGTACAAGGCCTTGAACCCTTACATCCAGGTGCTGCGACCGATCTCACCGCTGGCCTGGATGCCGCTGGCCCTGTTCATCATCCAGGACTCCGACGCCTCGGCGATCTTCGTGATCTTTATCTGCTCGATCTGGCCGATGCTGCTGAACACGGCCTTCGGCGTGGCCAACGTACGGCAGGACTGGGTGAACGTGGCCCGTACCCACGAGCTCAGCCCGATCAAGACCGCGCTTACGGTCATTCTGCCGGCCGCCGCTCCCACCATCCTGACCGGCATGCGCATCTCCATCGGCATCGCCTGGCTGGTGATCGTCGCCGCGGAAATGCTCGTGGGCGGCACTGGAATTGGCTACTACGTGTGGAACGAGTGGAACAACCTGGATCTAGCGAGTGTGATCTTCTCCATCCTGATGATCGGGGTGGTGGGCATGCTGCTCGACCTGGCCCTGGGCAAGGCCCAGAAACTGGTGGAATACAAAGAATGA
- a CDS encoding ABC transporter substrate-binding protein produces the protein MTTKSLGNPFDGDKSLIHAKTCGCPECKPGDSAPSISLDLKPSAGQQAVADEHLDSEAMMDRAIEGAVVRSVFGHNEHSRRSFMKMMGAGTAAAVLGSVFPMEKAKAAVKESLGKLEKTKLNVGFVPITCATPIIMAHPMGFYERYGLDVTVTKTAGWAVARDKSLAGEYDASHMLTPMPLAMTMGAGSTPEPYIMPAVENINGQAIVLHVDHKDKRDPKQWKGFKFGVPFEYSMHNFLLRYYLAENGVDPDKDVQIRVVPPPEMVANLRAGNLDGYLSPDPFNQRAVWEKVGFIHMLTKDIWEGHPCCAFACSQKFATENPNTYGALLRAIIDATQYSNNPDNRKEISEAIAPKNYLNQPVPVIQQVLTGYYADGLGEVKDVPDRIDFDPFPWHSMGVWILTQMKRWGYIEGDVDYKAIAEQVYLASETGKLMEEMGYSAPDKTYKTHTIMGKTFDPDSAEEYTRSFAIGRV, from the coding sequence ATGACCACGAAAAGCCTCGGAAATCCTTTTGATGGTGACAAATCCCTGATTCACGCAAAGACCTGCGGCTGCCCTGAGTGCAAGCCGGGCGACAGCGCCCCGTCTATTTCCCTTGATCTCAAGCCTTCTGCCGGCCAGCAGGCAGTGGCGGATGAGCATCTGGACTCGGAAGCGATGATGGATCGTGCCATTGAAGGCGCCGTCGTGCGCTCAGTGTTTGGTCACAACGAACACAGCCGGCGCAGCTTCATGAAGATGATGGGAGCGGGCACCGCAGCGGCCGTTCTGGGCAGTGTGTTCCCTATGGAAAAGGCCAAGGCCGCGGTGAAGGAGTCTCTCGGCAAGCTTGAGAAAACCAAGCTGAACGTCGGCTTTGTACCCATTACCTGCGCCACGCCGATCATTATGGCTCACCCGATGGGTTTCTATGAGCGCTACGGACTGGATGTCACCGTGACCAAGACCGCCGGCTGGGCGGTGGCTCGCGACAAGTCACTGGCGGGCGAATACGACGCTTCCCACATGCTGACTCCCATGCCCCTGGCCATGACCATGGGCGCTGGCTCCACACCGGAGCCGTATATCATGCCCGCGGTTGAAAACATCAATGGCCAGGCGATCGTCCTGCACGTGGACCACAAGGACAAGCGCGATCCCAAGCAGTGGAAGGGCTTCAAGTTCGGGGTGCCGTTCGAGTACTCCATGCACAACTTCCTGTTGCGCTACTACCTGGCCGAGAATGGCGTCGACCCGGACAAAGACGTGCAAATCCGTGTGGTACCGCCACCTGAAATGGTTGCTAATCTGCGCGCCGGTAACCTCGACGGTTACCTCTCCCCGGACCCGTTCAACCAGCGTGCGGTTTGGGAGAAAGTGGGCTTTATCCACATGCTGACCAAAGACATCTGGGAAGGCCACCCGTGCTGCGCCTTTGCCTGCAGCCAGAAGTTCGCCACCGAAAACCCGAACACCTATGGCGCTCTGCTTCGCGCCATCATCGACGCGACCCAGTACTCCAACAATCCGGATAACCGCAAGGAAATCTCCGAAGCCATTGCGCCCAAGAACTACCTGAACCAGCCGGTGCCAGTGATCCAGCAGGTGCTGACCGGATACTACGCGGATGGTCTTGGCGAGGTGAAAGACGTTCCGGACCGCATTGATTTCGATCCGTTCCCCTGGCACTCCATGGGCGTCTGGATTCTCACCCAGATGAAGCGCTGGGGGTATATCGAGGGTGATGTGGACTACAAGGCCATCGCCGAGCAGGTGTACCTGGCCAGCGAGACCGGAAAGCTGATGGAAGAAATGGGTTACTCCGCACCGGATAAAACCTACAAGACCCACACCATCATGGGTAAAACCTTCGATCCGGATAGCGCCGAAGAGTACACCCGCAGCTTCGCGATCGGGAGGGTGTAA
- a CDS encoding sigma 54-interacting transcriptional regulator has protein sequence MNNEAIISPEITGNWIDHLPEAALLVDAARDLILSANSAMGRMIGTDRQSLTGKPCTHLFTDQRPQLIAFTEETLFRSHGWSRDFFLQHRDGHTVELEISSSRVGEAESQNILLLLRDRRQLRTLRERHDANHYHRGGLLEWRRVEELFKDMERENQLILHAVGEGIYGVDAEGRGTFANPAAERMLGWRIDELMGRVLHRVVHHSHADGSLYPLKDCPIYAAFRDASVKRVGEDWFWRKDGSGFPVEYTSTPILDNGHPVGAVVVFRDISARQEAQNELHKALEEVETLKRRLEMENAYLQEELSAEYHFHEIFGQSDAIKAIVRRIGMVAPTDANVLITGESGTGKELIARAIHQSSSRRDRPLIRVNCAAIPKDLFESEFFGHIKGAFTGAVSDRVGRFELADGGTLFLDEVGEIPLELQGKLLRVLQDQQFERVGENRTRAVDVRVIAATNRDLKAEVQQKTFREDLYFRLNVFPIESVPLRRRLEDIPILAQEFLNRACQKFNRPTLALRERDVETLKAYHWPGNVRELENVIERQVITADGRLDLDLPGPDSTARINTTTPPARHYSGELMTEQELRELEKQNLTRALTMSSGRVFGEDGAAAMLGIKPTTLTSRLKKLKIEPREFQVRPE, from the coding sequence ATGAATAACGAAGCCATCATCAGCCCTGAAATAACCGGCAACTGGATCGATCATCTCCCGGAAGCGGCCCTGCTGGTGGACGCTGCGCGGGATCTGATTCTGTCAGCCAACAGCGCCATGGGCCGGATGATCGGCACAGACCGTCAATCGCTGACGGGGAAACCCTGCACCCATCTGTTTACAGACCAGCGCCCGCAACTGATCGCCTTTACCGAAGAGACTCTGTTTCGCAGTCACGGCTGGAGCCGCGATTTCTTTCTGCAGCATCGGGACGGCCACACTGTGGAACTCGAAATCTCCTCGTCCCGGGTCGGCGAGGCGGAATCCCAGAACATACTTCTTTTGCTTAGAGACCGGCGCCAATTACGCACCCTCCGGGAACGCCACGATGCCAACCACTACCACCGGGGCGGCCTGCTCGAGTGGCGACGGGTGGAAGAGCTGTTCAAGGACATGGAGAGAGAAAACCAGTTGATCCTGCATGCCGTCGGGGAAGGCATCTACGGGGTGGATGCCGAGGGCCGAGGCACCTTCGCAAACCCCGCAGCAGAACGCATGCTGGGTTGGCGAATCGACGAGCTTATGGGTCGGGTTCTGCACCGGGTGGTGCACCACTCCCATGCCGATGGCAGCCTGTACCCACTCAAGGACTGCCCGATATACGCCGCCTTCCGCGATGCGAGCGTGAAGCGGGTTGGAGAGGACTGGTTCTGGCGCAAGGACGGCAGCGGCTTCCCGGTGGAATACACCAGCACACCCATTCTCGACAACGGCCATCCGGTAGGTGCTGTGGTGGTATTCCGAGATATCTCCGCCCGCCAGGAAGCCCAGAACGAATTGCACAAGGCACTGGAAGAGGTGGAGACCCTCAAGCGCCGCCTGGAAATGGAAAACGCCTATTTGCAGGAAGAATTAAGCGCCGAGTACCACTTCCACGAGATCTTCGGCCAAAGCGATGCCATCAAGGCCATCGTACGCCGGATTGGCATGGTGGCGCCCACCGATGCCAACGTGCTGATCACCGGTGAATCCGGCACGGGCAAAGAACTGATCGCCCGGGCCATTCACCAATCCAGCAGCCGGCGGGATCGCCCCCTGATCCGGGTGAACTGTGCAGCCATCCCCAAGGATCTGTTCGAGAGCGAATTTTTCGGCCACATCAAAGGAGCCTTCACCGGCGCCGTCAGCGACCGCGTCGGCCGGTTCGAGCTGGCCGACGGCGGCACCCTGTTCCTGGATGAAGTGGGCGAAATCCCGTTGGAGCTGCAGGGCAAACTACTCCGCGTGCTTCAGGATCAGCAATTCGAGCGGGTGGGGGAAAACCGCACCCGGGCCGTGGACGTGCGCGTTATCGCCGCCACCAACCGCGACCTGAAAGCCGAAGTGCAGCAGAAAACCTTCCGGGAGGATCTGTATTTCCGTCTGAACGTGTTTCCCATCGAGTCCGTTCCCTTGCGCCGCCGCCTGGAAGACATCCCCATCCTGGCCCAGGAGTTTCTGAACCGGGCCTGCCAGAAGTTCAACCGCCCCACCCTGGCGCTGCGCGAGAGGGATGTGGAAACTCTGAAGGCCTATCATTGGCCGGGCAATGTGCGGGAACTGGAGAACGTGATCGAGCGCCAGGTGATCACCGCCGACGGCCGGCTGGACTTGGACCTGCCCGGGCCGGATTCCACCGCCCGTATAAACACAACAACGCCCCCCGCGAGACATTACAGCGGCGAATTGATGACGGAACAGGAGTTACGGGAGCTGGAGAAACAGAACCTGACCCGGGCCCTCACCATGAGCAGTGGCCGGGTCTTCGGCGAAGATGGCGCAGCGGCCATGCTGGGCATAAAACCCACCACCCTGACCTCGCGCCTGAAAAAACTGAAGATCGAACCCCGGGAATTTCAGGTCAGGCCTGAGTAA
- a CDS encoding sodium-dependent transporter, protein MRKRHEFIEESRKQWSSEPAFVASMAAAAVGLGNLWRFPYMVGENGGGAFVVAYLLALIVVVLPIMILEVSAGRLSKGSTVQTYRQVNRFGVVYGWFVVLITMAITSYYLVITGWTLGYAVDAATDDLRVFGDFTAGYNSLWYFFAVTLLGAIILAKDVTAIELMSKILMPVLIIVMIGLVVFASRTPGWEQTKDFFFQVDWSRLAHGKLWAFAFGQAFYTLAIGQGYLVTYGSFIPRQTHVPRACLIVAGTETSVALLAGWMIFPFVFSLGMEPTEGSQLAFVTMPRVFEDMVGGYWVGTLFFSLFFMAAFSSSLAGLKVMIAAVAEEFRLSNGRAVSLVTLVMLVLGTASALSFTPLEWNIAGEPVLDVIDRVAGGNVIIFSGVLGAAMFCWFIPPEKIRTVLGTESRWWEWRMYLVGRYLPLVMLLWIAVTYALNQMGITQA, encoded by the coding sequence GTGCGAAAGCGCCACGAGTTTATTGAGGAATCCCGTAAACAGTGGAGTTCTGAGCCCGCGTTTGTGGCCTCCATGGCGGCCGCTGCCGTGGGGCTGGGGAACCTGTGGCGGTTCCCTTATATGGTGGGGGAGAACGGTGGTGGCGCTTTTGTGGTGGCTTACCTTCTGGCGCTGATTGTGGTGGTCCTGCCCATCATGATTCTGGAAGTGTCTGCCGGGCGGCTCTCCAAGGGCAGTACCGTTCAGACTTACCGGCAGGTGAACCGCTTTGGCGTGGTCTATGGCTGGTTTGTGGTTCTGATCACCATGGCCATTACCAGCTATTACCTGGTGATTACCGGCTGGACCCTGGGGTATGCGGTGGATGCCGCAACGGACGATCTCCGGGTGTTCGGGGATTTTACCGCCGGGTATAACTCGCTCTGGTACTTCTTCGCCGTCACTTTGCTGGGCGCCATCATCCTGGCCAAGGATGTGACAGCCATTGAGCTGATGTCGAAGATCCTGATGCCGGTATTGATCATTGTGATGATTGGGCTGGTGGTCTTCGCCAGCCGAACGCCCGGTTGGGAGCAGACCAAGGATTTCTTTTTCCAGGTGGATTGGAGCCGGCTGGCGCATGGCAAGCTTTGGGCATTCGCCTTCGGTCAGGCGTTCTACACGTTGGCGATTGGCCAGGGCTATCTGGTGACCTACGGCAGTTTTATCCCCCGGCAGACTCATGTTCCCAGGGCCTGTCTGATTGTCGCAGGCACGGAGACCAGCGTGGCATTGTTGGCAGGCTGGATGATCTTTCCGTTTGTGTTCAGCCTTGGCATGGAGCCCACAGAAGGCAGCCAACTTGCGTTCGTGACCATGCCCCGGGTGTTCGAGGACATGGTTGGTGGCTACTGGGTGGGCACGCTGTTTTTCAGCCTGTTCTTCATGGCGGCGTTCAGTTCCAGTCTGGCCGGTTTGAAGGTGATGATTGCTGCGGTGGCGGAAGAGTTCCGGCTGAGCAATGGCCGGGCGGTCAGTTTGGTTACCCTGGTTATGCTGGTGCTGGGTACAGCATCGGCGCTGAGTTTCACACCACTGGAGTGGAACATTGCCGGGGAGCCGGTTCTGGATGTGATCGACCGGGTGGCCGGCGGCAATGTGATTATCTTCTCCGGGGTCCTGGGCGCGGCCATGTTCTGCTGGTTTATACCACCGGAGAAGATCCGGACTGTGCTGGGCACGGAAAGCCGTTGGTGGGAATGGCGGATGTACCTGGTTGGCCGCTATCTGCCGCTGGTAATGCTGCTATGGATCGCGGTGACTTACGCTTTGAACCAGATGGGCATTACTCAGGCCTGA
- a CDS encoding thiolase family protein — protein MNGNDVVIAGSARTPMGGMMGSLSSVRSPDLGAISIKAAIERSGLQPADVQEVIMGCVLPAGLGQAPARQASRASGIPDSSGCTTINKMCGSGMQAVIMAHDQIKAGTNNIMIAGGMENMSQAPYLLPKARGGMRMGHGQVMDSMFLDGLEDAYEGGLMGVFAQRTADKYDISRQAMDEFAIGSLQKSLAAIENGWFRDEIVPVTVSGRGGDTEVDTDEQPGNAKPEKIPHLKPAFAKDGSVTAANSSSISDGASALVLASAAEADARGLVPQARIVAHATHARLPAEFTLAPIGSIEKVLKKAGWSVDDVDLFEINEAFAVVTLAAMNELKLPAEKVNVHGGACALGHPIGSSGSRIIVTLINALKQRGLKRGVASLCIGGGEGTAVAIELI, from the coding sequence ATGAATGGTAACGACGTAGTAATCGCAGGCTCAGCAAGAACCCCGATGGGCGGCATGATGGGCTCCCTCAGCTCCGTGCGCTCTCCAGACCTGGGCGCCATCTCCATCAAGGCCGCCATCGAGCGCTCCGGCCTACAGCCTGCAGATGTGCAGGAAGTGATCATGGGTTGCGTACTGCCCGCAGGCCTCGGCCAGGCCCCGGCCCGCCAGGCCTCACGCGCCTCCGGCATTCCCGACAGCTCAGGCTGCACCACCATCAACAAAATGTGCGGCTCCGGCATGCAGGCCGTGATCATGGCTCACGACCAGATCAAAGCCGGCACCAACAACATCATGATTGCTGGCGGCATGGAAAACATGAGCCAGGCACCGTACCTGCTGCCCAAAGCCCGCGGTGGTATGCGCATGGGCCACGGCCAAGTGATGGACAGCATGTTCCTGGATGGCCTGGAAGACGCCTACGAAGGCGGCCTGATGGGCGTCTTCGCCCAGCGCACCGCGGACAAGTACGACATCAGCCGCCAGGCCATGGACGAGTTTGCCATCGGCTCCCTCCAGAAATCCCTGGCCGCCATCGAAAACGGCTGGTTCCGTGACGAGATTGTTCCGGTAACCGTATCCGGCCGTGGCGGTGACACCGAAGTCGACACCGACGAGCAACCGGGCAACGCCAAACCGGAGAAAATCCCGCACCTGAAGCCGGCCTTCGCCAAAGACGGTTCCGTGACTGCGGCCAACTCCAGCTCCATCAGCGACGGTGCCTCCGCCCTGGTACTGGCCTCCGCCGCCGAAGCCGACGCCCGTGGCCTCGTTCCCCAGGCCCGAATCGTGGCTCACGCCACCCACGCCCGCCTGCCAGCCGAGTTTACCCTGGCGCCCATCGGTTCCATCGAGAAGGTGCTCAAGAAAGCTGGCTGGAGCGTCGACGACGTGGACCTGTTCGAAATCAACGAAGCTTTCGCGGTGGTTACCCTGGCGGCCATGAACGAGCTGAAGCTCCCGGCTGAAAAGGTCAACGTCCACGGCGGCGCCTGTGCCCTGGGGCACCCGATAGGCTCTTCCGGTTCGCGGATCATCGTTACCCTGATTAATGCCCTGAAGCAGCGTGGGCTGAAGCGTGGTGTGGCTTCGCTGTGTATTGGTGGTGGCGAGGGGACTGCTGTTGCCATTGAGTTGATCTGA
- a CDS encoding acyl-CoA dehydrogenase family protein, which translates to MTVSVDKEELAMFRDSVIKVLEKEVTPHYEAWEKSGLVPRELWNTLGNAGMLCVDVPEEWGGIGAPFQFSVVVGEELARMGFGALSTNVMVHSDIVAPYLSHMGNEEQRQQWLPKLVSGEAVGAIAMTEPGAGSDLQAIRTSAVKDGDEYILNGSKTFITNGQHADMVIVAAKTDPKAGARGISLFLVDTSLPGFSKGRNLDKIGQHSGDTSELFFSDMRIPASALLGEEGQGFVYLMKELPRERLVIGALGVAAARGSLDLTIAYAQERELFGQKLAQLQNTRFEIARMETDYRVNKAFVDQCIDQYDLGELDAPTASMAKYSATEMQCRVADGCLQLFGGYGYTTEYPISRAFIDARVQRIYGGTSEVMKEIIARSVLGKA; encoded by the coding sequence ATGACCGTGTCTGTTGATAAAGAAGAACTGGCGATGTTCCGGGATTCCGTAATCAAGGTCCTGGAAAAAGAAGTGACGCCGCACTACGAAGCCTGGGAAAAATCCGGTCTGGTGCCCCGCGAACTCTGGAACACCCTGGGCAACGCCGGCATGCTTTGTGTGGATGTGCCTGAAGAGTGGGGCGGCATTGGTGCCCCCTTCCAGTTCTCCGTCGTTGTGGGCGAAGAACTGGCCCGCATGGGATTCGGCGCACTGTCCACCAACGTGATGGTGCATTCCGACATCGTGGCGCCTTACCTTAGCCACATGGGCAATGAAGAGCAGCGTCAGCAATGGCTGCCCAAACTGGTCTCCGGCGAAGCCGTAGGTGCCATCGCCATGACCGAACCCGGTGCCGGCAGCGACCTGCAAGCGATTCGCACCAGCGCCGTGAAAGATGGCGACGAGTACATTCTGAACGGCTCCAAGACCTTCATCACTAACGGCCAGCACGCCGATATGGTGATCGTTGCCGCGAAAACCGATCCAAAGGCCGGCGCCCGCGGCATTAGCCTGTTCCTGGTAGACACCTCGCTGCCGGGCTTCAGCAAAGGCCGCAACCTCGACAAGATCGGCCAGCACTCCGGGGATACCTCCGAGCTGTTCTTCTCCGATATGCGCATCCCGGCCTCCGCTCTTCTCGGTGAAGAAGGGCAGGGCTTTGTGTATCTGATGAAGGAACTGCCCCGGGAACGCCTGGTGATCGGTGCTCTCGGCGTAGCCGCCGCCCGTGGTTCCCTGGACCTGACCATCGCCTACGCCCAGGAGCGGGAACTGTTCGGCCAGAAACTGGCCCAACTGCAAAATACCCGCTTTGAAATCGCTCGCATGGAAACCGACTACCGGGTCAACAAGGCCTTCGTGGACCAGTGCATCGACCAGTACGACCTGGGCGAACTGGACGCGCCAACCGCCTCCATGGCCAAGTACAGCGCCACTGAAATGCAGTGCCGCGTGGCCGATGGCTGCCTGCAGCTGTTTGGCGGTTACGGTTACACCACCGAATACCCGATTTCCCGGGCCTTTATCGACGCGCGGGTGCAGCGGATTTATGGCGGCACCTCGGAAGTCATGAAAGAAATTATTGCCCGGTCGGTACTGGGTAAAGCCTGA
- a CDS encoding 3-hydroxyacyl-CoA dehydrogenase: MEFKNVAAIVTGGASGLGEGAARALAASGCKVAILDLQKEQGRKVAEDIGGIFLECDVSSPDSAEAAINAAREAHGPCGIAVNCAGIATASKILGREGVMPLENFSKVIQVNLIGTFNILRLAAADMAQREPNADGERGVIINTASVAAYEGQIGQAAYSASKGGVVSLTLQSARELAREGIRVNTIAPGLFMTPMMAGMPEEVQESLAATLPFPKRLGKPEEFGMMVDQMVRNPILNGEVIRLDCALRMAPK; encoded by the coding sequence ATGGAATTCAAAAACGTGGCGGCCATTGTAACAGGCGGCGCTTCCGGTCTGGGCGAGGGTGCGGCCCGCGCACTGGCGGCATCGGGATGCAAGGTGGCGATCCTGGATTTGCAGAAAGAGCAGGGCCGTAAGGTGGCCGAGGACATCGGCGGGATTTTCCTTGAGTGTGACGTGAGCTCCCCCGACAGCGCCGAAGCAGCTATCAACGCTGCCCGCGAAGCCCATGGTCCCTGCGGTATTGCCGTGAACTGTGCCGGTATTGCCACGGCTTCCAAGATTCTGGGCCGCGAAGGTGTGATGCCGCTGGAGAACTTCAGCAAGGTTATTCAGGTCAACCTGATTGGTACCTTTAACATTCTGCGTCTGGCCGCGGCGGATATGGCTCAGCGTGAACCCAATGCCGATGGTGAGCGCGGCGTAATCATCAACACGGCTTCCGTGGCAGCTTATGAAGGTCAGATTGGCCAGGCGGCCTACAGTGCCTCCAAGGGCGGTGTGGTATCGCTTACCCTTCAGTCAGCCCGTGAGCTGGCTCGCGAGGGCATCCGTGTAAATACGATTGCACCTGGCCTGTTCATGACACCCATGATGGCGGGTATGCCCGAGGAAGTTCAGGAAAGCCTGGCAGCCACGCTGCCGTTCCCGAAGCGTCTCGGCAAGCCGGAAGAGTTCGGCATGATGGTTGACCAGATGGTGCGCAACCCGATTCTCAACGGCGAAGTGATTCGCCTGGACTGCGCGCTCCGCATGGCGCCCAAGTGA
- a CDS encoding MerR family transcriptional regulator, whose amino-acid sequence MVEKKTFSISELSQEFDVTTRSIRFYEDQGLLKPRRRGQTRIFSTKDRVRLKLILRGKRMGFTLAETRELFDLWDETLTGNEKQLLKMLEILDGRKAMLEQQKNDIAQAEMEIDTAEARCREALAELQKKKKQQAPANDEARQTAEN is encoded by the coding sequence ATGGTCGAAAAGAAAACGTTCAGCATCAGCGAGCTCTCACAGGAGTTCGATGTCACAACGCGAAGCATCCGCTTCTATGAGGATCAGGGGCTGCTGAAGCCGCGCCGACGCGGACAGACCCGTATTTTCAGCACCAAGGATCGTGTGCGTCTGAAACTGATCCTTCGCGGCAAGCGCATGGGCTTCACCCTGGCGGAAACCCGGGAGCTATTTGACCTGTGGGATGAAACCCTCACCGGTAACGAAAAACAGCTCCTGAAAATGCTGGAGATCCTGGACGGTCGCAAAGCCATGCTGGAACAGCAGAAGAACGACATTGCCCAGGCAGAGATGGAAATAGACACAGCGGAAGCCCGGTGCCGAGAAGCCCTGGCGGAGCTACAAAAGAAAAAGAAACAGCAGGCGCCGGCCAACGACGAGGCCAGGCAGACCGCTGAAAACTAA
- a CDS encoding isovaleryl-CoA dehydrogenase, with protein sequence MKSQYSELNFGLGETLDMLREQVNGFAAAEIAPRAEEIDRNNEFPMDLWRKMGDMGLLGITVKEEYGGSDMGYLAHVIAMEEISRASASVGLSYGAHSNLCVNQIHRNGTEEQKQKYLPKLVSGEHIGALAMSEPNAGSDVISMKLSAKDAGDHYVLNGNKMWITNGPDAHTYVIYAKTDTQAGSRGVTAFIVERDYPGFSRHQKLDKLGMRGSNTCELVFEDCKVPKENVLGGEGNGARVLMSGLDYERLVLSGGPLGIMQAAMDVVVPYIRERKQFGQAIGEFELVQGKVADMYTWMNTAKSYVYMVAMSADRGAETTRKDAAGAILYSAEMATKIALDAIQLLGGNGYINEYPTGRLLRDAKLYEIGAGTSEIRRMLIGRELYLNK encoded by the coding sequence ATGAAATCACAGTACTCAGAGCTCAACTTCGGCCTCGGCGAAACCCTCGATATGCTCCGCGAGCAGGTCAACGGCTTTGCCGCTGCAGAAATCGCGCCACGCGCCGAGGAAATCGATCGTAACAACGAATTCCCCATGGACCTGTGGCGGAAAATGGGCGACATGGGCCTGCTGGGTATCACCGTGAAAGAAGAGTACGGCGGCTCCGACATGGGCTACCTGGCCCACGTGATCGCCATGGAAGAAATCAGCCGTGCTTCCGCCTCCGTTGGCCTCTCCTACGGTGCCCACTCCAACCTGTGTGTGAACCAGATTCACCGCAACGGCACCGAAGAACAGAAACAGAAATACCTGCCAAAACTGGTAAGCGGCGAGCACATCGGCGCCCTGGCCATGTCTGAGCCCAACGCCGGTTCCGACGTTATCTCCATGAAACTGAGCGCCAAAGACGCCGGAGACCACTACGTTCTCAACGGCAACAAAATGTGGATCACCAACGGTCCGGACGCCCACACCTACGTCATCTACGCCAAGACCGACACTCAGGCCGGCTCACGCGGCGTGACCGCCTTCATCGTAGAGCGAGACTACCCGGGCTTCAGCCGCCACCAGAAACTCGACAAGCTCGGCATGCGTGGCTCCAACACCTGCGAACTGGTGTTCGAAGACTGCAAAGTACCCAAGGAAAACGTACTGGGCGGGGAAGGCAACGGCGCGCGGGTCCTGATGAGCGGCCTCGACTACGAGCGTCTCGTTCTTTCCGGCGGCCCCCTGGGCATCATGCAGGCTGCCATGGACGTTGTCGTCCCCTACATCCGCGAGCGCAAACAGTTCGGCCAGGCCATCGGCGAATTCGAGCTGGTACAGGGCAAAGTTGCCGACATGTACACCTGGATGAACACCGCCAAATCCTACGTATACATGGTTGCCATGTCCGCCGACCGCGGCGCTGAAACCACCCGGAAAGACGCCGCCGGCGCGATCCTCTACTCCGCCGAAATGGCCACCAAAATCGCCCTGGACGCCATCCAGCTGCTCGGCGGTAACGGCTACATCAACGAATACCCGACAGGCCGCCTGCTGCGCGACGCCAAACTGTATGAGATCGGTGCTGGTACGTCCGAGATCCGCCGGATGCTGATCGGTCGTGAGCTGTACCTGAACAAGTAA